The DNA region AATACCATATCGAGGCGGGCAAAGGCACATCTTCGAAATTCTGGATTGGCCTTATTATTATCCTGCCTATAAGCCTATATCTTTTTACATTTTATATCTCCACCTCATATTCGGCATTCTTCAAAAAGTTTGATTTGAACACGGATATAATGACGAACGTACTAGACTCGAAAGCCTTTGAAAATGCTTGGCGAGATGGGACACTTGAAGGCGCATTTGTAACCTTAATCCCTTTTGTGTTTTTAGGCTTAGGCTATCTAATTCACATGTTCGGCGAAAACAAATCATCAATAAATTACTTAAAAATCGCCCTATTATTTATTACAACGTTTATTTTTGATGCTATTTTGGCCTACCAGATTGAGGAAAAAATTTATGGGCTTGAAAAAACCTTTGAGGCACAGCCATTTAATTTAGCTATCGCATTTCAAACGATTCAGTTTTGGGGAATCATCTTTGCCGGCTTTGTAGTTTACTTAATATGGGGAGTAGTATTCGATTTTATTATGAAAGAACACAGGGAGCGGGATAAGATAAAACACGAGCAGCTCCGAAGGAGAAAGAACGTTCAAATTCACCAAGAAAGGATATCAGACATCAATATTCAGAAAGAAAAATTTTTAACTGAGCTTAATGAGCTCAACCAACGCATTGCAACGGAACAGGGTAGAATAGTAGAGCTCCAGCGGGTAATTGATGCCGTTATTATTCCTAC from Pedobacter endophyticus includes:
- a CDS encoding beta-carotene 15,15'-monooxygenase — protein: MNNLIENLFQTNVVSEPQDEETEIKETSLAENEEARKRTYHETGFRDGSRNSGSPLALSICLNAIYAKFQNEEKELTEKQRQTKEPYLNEQKSKESEVKTLLIGKASKEEQINRTDLNVRSVKDTIEELKFEINDLARDPQKYHIEAGKGTSSKFWIGLIIILPISLYLFTFYISTSYSAFFKKFDLNTDIMTNVLDSKAFENAWRDGTLEGAFVTLIPFVFLGLGYLIHMFGENKSSINYLKIALLFITTFIFDAILAYQIEEKIYGLEKTFEAQPFNLAIAFQTIQFWGIIFAGFVVYLIWGVVFDFIMKEHRERDKIKHEQLRRRKNVQIHQERISDINIQKEKFLTELNELNQRIATEQGRIVELQRVIDAVIIPTKEYVLYASEYMQGWITFINQKLHLSQAEKTSLENQCISCYQENLKHVGASEDAQNSVYLSSL